A window of Nitratireductor kimnyeongensis genomic DNA:
ACTTCCCTTTCGGGCACCAAACGAGGAGAAGTTCGAATGACGAATGTGGCGCTTACCGGCCTTGCACGCGATCTTGAGCAGAGGGCGGAAGAGGGGCGGCCGGTGCGCATCGGCTTGATCGGCTGCGGCGAGATGGGCACGGACATCGTCACGCAGGTGGCGCGCATGAAGGGCATCGAGGTGGCGGCCATTGCCGACACACGGCCCGAACGCGCGGCAAAGGCCATCGAGATTGCCGGGCGTGATGTCGGGAGCGCGGTGGAGGCGGCAACGGCAGGCGCGATCAGTGATGCGATCCGGTCCGGGAAAACGGCGCTCTGCGGCGATTCCCTGATGGTGGCGCAGAACGATCTGGTGGACGTGGTGATCGACGCCACGGGCAAGCCGGCGGTGGGCGCGGAGATCGGCCTTTCGGCGATGGAGGCAGGCAAGCATCTCGTCATGATGAATGTCGAGGCGGATGTGACCATCGGCGCTTATCTGAAGCGCGAGGCGGCGCGGCTGGGCGTGACCTATTCGCTGGGGGCGGGCGATGAGCCGTCTTCCTGCATGGAGCTGATCGAGTTCGTCTCCGCCATGGGGCACGACATTGTTGCCGCCGGCAAGGGCAAGAACAACCCGCTCAATGTGGATGCGGTGCCGGACGATTACGCCGAGGAAGCGGAACAGCGCAACATGAATGTGCGCATGCTGGTCGAGTTCGTCGACGGCTCCAAGACGATGGTGGAAATGGCGGCCATCGCCAACGCCACGGGCCTCGTTCCGGACAGGCCGGGCATGCATGGCCCGGCGGCAAGCCGCGAGGAGCTTTCAAGCGTTCTTTGCCCGATTGCCGATGGCGGTGTGCTCTCGAAAAAGGGCTGCGTCGATTTCACGGTTGGCAAGGGGGTTGCGCCCGGCGTGTTCGTGGTGGCGGAGATGGAGCATCCGCGCCTGCGCGAGCGCATGAACGATCTGAAGCTGGGCGCGGGGCCGTATTACACCTTCTTCCGGCCCTATCACCTGACCTCGCTGGAAGTGCCGCTCACCTGCGCGCGCGCGGTGCTCTATGGCAAAGCCGACATGGTGCCGCTCGACAGGCCGGTTGCGGAAGTCTGTGCAGTCGCCAAGAAGGATCTCGCGCCGGGCGACCGGCTCGACGCGATTGGCGAATACAGCTATCGCGCCTGGATCATGACAGCGGATGAAGCGCGTGCGGCAAAGGCCGTGCCCTGCGGGCTCCTTGAGGGTGGCACGATGACCGCGCCGGTG
This region includes:
- a CDS encoding NAD(P)H-dependent oxidoreductase, which translates into the protein MTNVALTGLARDLEQRAEEGRPVRIGLIGCGEMGTDIVTQVARMKGIEVAAIADTRPERAAKAIEIAGRDVGSAVEAATAGAISDAIRSGKTALCGDSLMVAQNDLVDVVIDATGKPAVGAEIGLSAMEAGKHLVMMNVEADVTIGAYLKREAARLGVTYSLGAGDEPSSCMELIEFVSAMGHDIVAAGKGKNNPLNVDAVPDDYAEEAEQRNMNVRMLVEFVDGSKTMVEMAAIANATGLVPDRPGMHGPAASREELSSVLCPIADGGVLSKKGCVDFTVGKGVAPGVFVVAEMEHPRLRERMNDLKLGAGPYYTFFRPYHLTSLEVPLTCARAVLYGKADMVPLDRPVAEVCAVAKKDLAPGDRLDAIGEYSYRAWIMTADEARAAKAVPCGLLEGGTMTAPVKKGALLTQENVAPDAASRLVALRARQDAMVFGEG